In Ovis canadensis isolate MfBH-ARS-UI-01 breed Bighorn chromosome 3, ARS-UI_OviCan_v2, whole genome shotgun sequence, one DNA window encodes the following:
- the R3HDM2 gene encoding R3H domain-containing protein 2 isoform X6, producing MSNSNTTQETLEIMKESEKKLVEESVNKNKFISKTPSKEEIEKESEDTSLRQETQRRTSNHGHARKRAKSNSKLKLVRSLAVCEESSAPFVDGPLETQDIIQLHISCPSDKEEEKSTKDVSEKEDKDKNKEKVPRRMLSRDSSQEYTDSTGIDLHEFLVNTLKKNPRDRMMLLKLEQEILDFINDNNNQFKKFPQMTSYHRMLLHRVAAYFGMDHNVDQTGKAVIINKTSNTRIPEQRFSEHIKDEKNTEFQQRFILKRDDASMDRDDNQTGQNGYLNDIRLSKEAFSSSSHKRRQIFRGNREGLSRTSSSRQSSTDSELKSLEPRPWSSTDSDGSVRSMRPPVTKASSFSGISILTRGDSIGSSKGGSAGRISRPGMALGAPEVCNQVTSSQSVRGLLPCTAQQQQQQQQLPALPPTPQQQPPLNNHMISQGSRSYDWRADEPVPALQPSPQPVQFSPGSCPQVLLPVSPPQQYNMADDLSNPFGQMSLSRQGSTEAADPSSALFQPPLISQHAQQTSFIMASTGQPLPTSNYSTSSHAPPTQQVLPPQGYMQPPQQIQVSYYSPGQYPSSSQQYRPLSHPVAYSPQRGQQLPQPSQQPGLQPMMPNQQQAAYQGMIGVQQPQNQGLLSNQRSGMGGQMQGLVVQYTPLPSYQVPVGNDSQNVVQPPFQQPMLVPASQSVQGALPAGGVPVYYSMIPPAQQNGTSPSVGFLQPPGSEQYQMPQSPSPCSPPQMPQQYSGLSWEDAHGHEMAVKPMHRLSTHSDTAAWPERGVSPSGPGVVVMQLNVPNGPQPPQNPPMVQWSHCKYYSMDQRGQKPGDLYSPESSPQASTQMSSSPVTSPTQSPAPSPVTSLSSVCTGLSPLPVLTQFPRPGGPAQGDGRYSLLGQPLQYNLSICPPLLHGQSAYSVHQGQSGLKHGNRSKRQALKSASTDLGTTDVVLGRVLEVTDLPEGITRTEADKLFTQLAMSGAKIQWLKDAQGLPGGGGGDNGGTAENGRHSDLAALYTIVAVFPSPLAAQNASLRLNNSVSRFKLRVAKKNYDLRILERASSQ from the exons AGGCGGACATCCAACCATGGTCATGCCAGGAAAAGAGCCAAG tctaATTCCAAGCTGAAATTGGTGCGCAGCCTTGCAGTGTGTGAGGAATCCTCTGCTCCATTTGTTGACGGGCCACTAGAAACCCAG GATATAATTCAATTGCACATCAGCTGCCCCTCTgacaaggaggaagaaaagtCCACAAAGGATGTCTCTGAAAAGGAAGACAaggacaaaaacaaagaaaaggtcCCCAGGAGGATGCTGTCTAGAG ACTCCAGCCAAGAATATACGGACTCCACTGGAATAGACCTACATGAATTTCTTGTAAATACACTGAAAAAGAACCCAAG GGACAGAATGATGCTGCTAAAATTAGAACAGGAGATTCTGGACTTTATTAATGACAACAA CAACCAGTTCAAGAAGTTCCCTCAGATGACCTCATATCACCGGATGCTATTACACCGGGTAGCTGCCTATTTTGGGATGGACCACAATGTAGATCAAACTGGAAAAGCTGTCATCATCAACAAAACCAGTAACACAAGAAT CCCTGAACAGAGATTCTCAGAACATATAAAGGATGAGAAGAATACAGAATTTCAACAGAGATTCATTCTTAAGAGAGATGATGCCAGTATGGACCGAGATGATAACCAG ACTGGCCAGAACGGATATCTAAATGACATCAG ACTCTCCAAAGAAGCCTTTTCTTCTAGCTCTCACAAGAGAAGGCAGATTTTTAG GGGGAACCGTGAGGGGCTGAGCCGCACCTCAAGCAGCCGCCAGAGCAGCACAGACAGCGAACTCAAATCCCTGGAGCCACGGCCTTGGAGCAGCACAGACTCCGATGGCTCTGTCCGGAGCATGCGGCCCCCTGTCACCAAAGCCAGCAGCTTCAGTGGAATCTCCATCCTCACCCGGGGTGACAGCATCGGGAGCAGCAAAGGTGGCAGTGCAGGAAGGATCTCCAGGCCAG GTATGGCGCTAGGTGCCCCAGAAGTGTGCAACCAGGTCACCTCATCCCAGTCTGTCCGGGGCCTTCTCCCTTGTACTgcccaacaacagcagcagcagcagcaacttcctGCTCTCCCACCCACGCCTCAACAACAGCCACCCTTGAATAATCACATGATTTCACAG GGCTCCAGAAGCTATGACTGGAGAGCTGATGAG CCAGTCCCGGCTCTGCAGCCCTCTCCACAGCCTGTTCAGTTCTCTCCAGGCTCCTGTCCCCAAGTACTTCTGCCAGTCTCTCCGCCCCAGCAGTACAACATG GCAGATGATCTCAGCAACCCCTTTGGACAAATGAGCCTTAGTCGCCAAGGTTCTACTGAAGCAGCTGACCCATCCTCAGCTCTGTTCCAGCCCCCACTTATCTCCCAGCACGCTCAGCAGACTAGCTTCATCATGGCTTCTACAGGGCAGCCCCTCCCTACTTCCAACTATTCCACCTCGAGCCATGCACCACCTACTCAGCAAGTCCTGCCACCACAGGGCTACATGCAGCCCCCTCAACAG ATCCAGGTGTCTTACTATTCCCCTGGACAGTATCCCAGCTCCAGCCAGCAATACCGACCTCTGTCTCACCCGGTGGCCTACAGCCCCCAGCGTGGTCAGCAGCTGCCGCAGCCATCCCAGCAGCCTG GTTTACAGCCCATGATGCCTAACCAGCAGCAAGCGGCTTACCAAGGCATGATTGGGGTCCAGCAGCCACAGAACCAGGGCCTGCTCAGCAACCAGAGGAGCGGCATGGGGGGCCAGATGCAAGGCCTGGTGGTTCAGTACACTCCACTGCCTTCTTACCAA GTCCCAGTGGGTAATGACTCACAAAATGTGGTCCAGCCGCCTTTCCAGCAACCCATGCTGGTCCCTGCAAGCCAATCTGTGCAGGGGGCCCTCCCAGCAGGGGGTGTTCCAGTGTACTACAGCATGATCCCGCCAGCTCAGCAGAACGGTACAAG CCCTTCTGTGGGGTTTCTGCAGCCTCCTGGCTCTGAGCAGTACCAGATGCCTCAGTCTCCCTCTCCCTGCAGTCCACCACAGATGCCACAGCAGTACTCAG GCTTGTCTTGGGAAGATGCACATGGACATGAAATGGCAGTGAAACCTATGCACAGACTCTCAACTCACAGTGACACAGCAGCGTGGCCAGAGCGAG GAGTGTCACCTTCTGGACCGGGTGTGGTGGTCATGCAGCTGAATGTCCCTAATGGACCCCAGCCTCCCCAGAACCCGCCCATGGTCCAGTGGAGTCACTGTAAATATTACAGCATGGACCAGCGGGGTCAGAAGCCTGGAGACCTGTACAGTCCTGAGAGTAGCCCCCAG GCCAGCACACAGATGAGCAGCAGCCCTGTCACATCTCCTACTCAATCTCCAGCACCCTCTCCTGTCACCAGCCTCAGCAGCGTCTGCACAGGGCTCAGTCCCCTTCCTGTCCTCACACAGTTCCCCCGGCCTGGAGGTCCTGCACAGG GTGATGGTCGCTACTCCCTCTTGGGCCAGCCGTTACAGTACAATCTGTCCATCTGCCCTCCCCTGCTCCATGGCCAGTCAGCTTACTCGGTGCACCAG GGACAGAGCGGATTGAAGCATGGAAACCGGAGCAAGAGACAAGCACTCAAATCTGCCTCCACTGACCTGGGGACAACAGACGTTG tTCTGGGACGGGTACTGGAGGTGACAGATCTCCCGGAGGGCATCACCCGTACCGAGGCAGACAAACTCTTCACTCAGCTTGCCATGTCCGGCGCCAAGATCCAGTGGCTCAAGGATgctcaggggctgcctggtgggggtgggggggacaacGGTGGGACTGCTGAGAACGGCCGCCACTCGGACCTCGCTGCCTTGTACACCATCGTGGCTGTGTTCCCCAGCCCCCTGGCTGCTCAGAATGCCTCCCTTCGCCTCAACAACTCCGTGAGTCGCTTCAAACTTCGAGTGGCCAAAAAGAACTATGACCTGAGGATCCTGGAGCGAGCCAGCTCCCAAtaa
- the R3HDM2 gene encoding R3H domain-containing protein 2 isoform X8 has protein sequence MSNSNTTQETLEIMKESEKKLVEESVNKNKFISKTPSKEEIEKESEDTSLRQETQRRTSNHGHARKRAKSNSKLKLVRSLAVCEESSAPFVDGPLETQDIIQLHISCPSDKEEEKSTKDVSEKEDKDKNKEKVPRRMLSRDSSQEYTDSTGIDLHEFLVNTLKKNPRDRMMLLKLEQEILDFINDNNNQFKKFPQMTSYHRMLLHRVAAYFGMDHNVDQTGKAVIINKTSNTRIPEQRFSEHIKDEKNTEFQQRFILKRDDASMDRDDNQTGQNGYLNDIRLSKEAFSSSSHKRRQIFRGNREGLSRTSSSRQSSTDSELKSLEPRPWSSTDSDGSVRSMRPPVTKASSFSGISILTRGDSIGSSKGGSAGRISRPGMALGAPEVCNQVTSSQSVRGLLPCTAQQQQQQQQLPALPPTPQQQPPLNNHMISQPVPALQPSPQPVQFSPGSCPQVLLPVSPPQQYNMADDLSNPFGQMSLSRQGSTEAADPSSALFQPPLISQHAQQTSFIMASTGQPLPTSNYSTSSHAPPTQQVLPPQGYMQPPQQIQVSYYSPGQYPSSSQQYRPLSHPVAYSPQRGQQLPQPSQQPGLQPMMPNQQQAAYQGMIGVQQPQNQGLLSNQRSGMGGQMQGLVVQYTPLPSYQVPVGNDSQNVVQPPFQQPMLVPASQSVQGALPAGGVPVYYSMIPPAQQNGTSPSVGFLQPPGSEQYQMPQSPSPCSPPQMPQQYSGLSWEDAHGHEMAVKPMHRLSTHSDTAAWPERGVSPSGPGVVVMQLNVPNGPQPPQNPPMVQWSHCKYYSMDQRGQKPGDLYSPESSPQASTQMSSSPVTSPTQSPAPSPVTSLSSVCTGLSPLPVLTQFPRPGGPAQGDGRYSLLGQPLQYNLSICPPLLHGQSAYSVHQGQSGLKHGNRSKRQALKSASTDLGTTDVVLGRVLEVTDLPEGITRTEADKLFTQLAMSGAKIQWLKDAQGLPGGGGGDNGGTAENGRHSDLAALYTIVAVFPSPLAAQNASLRLNNSVSRFKLRVAKKNYDLRILERASSQ, from the exons AGGCGGACATCCAACCATGGTCATGCCAGGAAAAGAGCCAAG tctaATTCCAAGCTGAAATTGGTGCGCAGCCTTGCAGTGTGTGAGGAATCCTCTGCTCCATTTGTTGACGGGCCACTAGAAACCCAG GATATAATTCAATTGCACATCAGCTGCCCCTCTgacaaggaggaagaaaagtCCACAAAGGATGTCTCTGAAAAGGAAGACAaggacaaaaacaaagaaaaggtcCCCAGGAGGATGCTGTCTAGAG ACTCCAGCCAAGAATATACGGACTCCACTGGAATAGACCTACATGAATTTCTTGTAAATACACTGAAAAAGAACCCAAG GGACAGAATGATGCTGCTAAAATTAGAACAGGAGATTCTGGACTTTATTAATGACAACAA CAACCAGTTCAAGAAGTTCCCTCAGATGACCTCATATCACCGGATGCTATTACACCGGGTAGCTGCCTATTTTGGGATGGACCACAATGTAGATCAAACTGGAAAAGCTGTCATCATCAACAAAACCAGTAACACAAGAAT CCCTGAACAGAGATTCTCAGAACATATAAAGGATGAGAAGAATACAGAATTTCAACAGAGATTCATTCTTAAGAGAGATGATGCCAGTATGGACCGAGATGATAACCAG ACTGGCCAGAACGGATATCTAAATGACATCAG ACTCTCCAAAGAAGCCTTTTCTTCTAGCTCTCACAAGAGAAGGCAGATTTTTAG GGGGAACCGTGAGGGGCTGAGCCGCACCTCAAGCAGCCGCCAGAGCAGCACAGACAGCGAACTCAAATCCCTGGAGCCACGGCCTTGGAGCAGCACAGACTCCGATGGCTCTGTCCGGAGCATGCGGCCCCCTGTCACCAAAGCCAGCAGCTTCAGTGGAATCTCCATCCTCACCCGGGGTGACAGCATCGGGAGCAGCAAAGGTGGCAGTGCAGGAAGGATCTCCAGGCCAG GTATGGCGCTAGGTGCCCCAGAAGTGTGCAACCAGGTCACCTCATCCCAGTCTGTCCGGGGCCTTCTCCCTTGTACTgcccaacaacagcagcagcagcagcaacttcctGCTCTCCCACCCACGCCTCAACAACAGCCACCCTTGAATAATCACATGATTTCACAG CCAGTCCCGGCTCTGCAGCCCTCTCCACAGCCTGTTCAGTTCTCTCCAGGCTCCTGTCCCCAAGTACTTCTGCCAGTCTCTCCGCCCCAGCAGTACAACATG GCAGATGATCTCAGCAACCCCTTTGGACAAATGAGCCTTAGTCGCCAAGGTTCTACTGAAGCAGCTGACCCATCCTCAGCTCTGTTCCAGCCCCCACTTATCTCCCAGCACGCTCAGCAGACTAGCTTCATCATGGCTTCTACAGGGCAGCCCCTCCCTACTTCCAACTATTCCACCTCGAGCCATGCACCACCTACTCAGCAAGTCCTGCCACCACAGGGCTACATGCAGCCCCCTCAACAG ATCCAGGTGTCTTACTATTCCCCTGGACAGTATCCCAGCTCCAGCCAGCAATACCGACCTCTGTCTCACCCGGTGGCCTACAGCCCCCAGCGTGGTCAGCAGCTGCCGCAGCCATCCCAGCAGCCTG GTTTACAGCCCATGATGCCTAACCAGCAGCAAGCGGCTTACCAAGGCATGATTGGGGTCCAGCAGCCACAGAACCAGGGCCTGCTCAGCAACCAGAGGAGCGGCATGGGGGGCCAGATGCAAGGCCTGGTGGTTCAGTACACTCCACTGCCTTCTTACCAA GTCCCAGTGGGTAATGACTCACAAAATGTGGTCCAGCCGCCTTTCCAGCAACCCATGCTGGTCCCTGCAAGCCAATCTGTGCAGGGGGCCCTCCCAGCAGGGGGTGTTCCAGTGTACTACAGCATGATCCCGCCAGCTCAGCAGAACGGTACAAG CCCTTCTGTGGGGTTTCTGCAGCCTCCTGGCTCTGAGCAGTACCAGATGCCTCAGTCTCCCTCTCCCTGCAGTCCACCACAGATGCCACAGCAGTACTCAG GCTTGTCTTGGGAAGATGCACATGGACATGAAATGGCAGTGAAACCTATGCACAGACTCTCAACTCACAGTGACACAGCAGCGTGGCCAGAGCGAG GAGTGTCACCTTCTGGACCGGGTGTGGTGGTCATGCAGCTGAATGTCCCTAATGGACCCCAGCCTCCCCAGAACCCGCCCATGGTCCAGTGGAGTCACTGTAAATATTACAGCATGGACCAGCGGGGTCAGAAGCCTGGAGACCTGTACAGTCCTGAGAGTAGCCCCCAG GCCAGCACACAGATGAGCAGCAGCCCTGTCACATCTCCTACTCAATCTCCAGCACCCTCTCCTGTCACCAGCCTCAGCAGCGTCTGCACAGGGCTCAGTCCCCTTCCTGTCCTCACACAGTTCCCCCGGCCTGGAGGTCCTGCACAGG GTGATGGTCGCTACTCCCTCTTGGGCCAGCCGTTACAGTACAATCTGTCCATCTGCCCTCCCCTGCTCCATGGCCAGTCAGCTTACTCGGTGCACCAG GGACAGAGCGGATTGAAGCATGGAAACCGGAGCAAGAGACAAGCACTCAAATCTGCCTCCACTGACCTGGGGACAACAGACGTTG tTCTGGGACGGGTACTGGAGGTGACAGATCTCCCGGAGGGCATCACCCGTACCGAGGCAGACAAACTCTTCACTCAGCTTGCCATGTCCGGCGCCAAGATCCAGTGGCTCAAGGATgctcaggggctgcctggtgggggtgggggggacaacGGTGGGACTGCTGAGAACGGCCGCCACTCGGACCTCGCTGCCTTGTACACCATCGTGGCTGTGTTCCCCAGCCCCCTGGCTGCTCAGAATGCCTCCCTTCGCCTCAACAACTCCGTGAGTCGCTTCAAACTTCGAGTGGCCAAAAAGAACTATGACCTGAGGATCCTGGAGCGAGCCAGCTCCCAAtaa
- the R3HDM2 gene encoding R3H domain-containing protein 2 isoform X9, giving the protein MSNSNTTQETLEIMKESEKKLVEESVNKNKFISKTPSKEEIEKESEDTSLRQETQRRTSNHGHARKRAKSNSKLKLVRSLAVCEESSAPFVDGPLETQDIIQLHISCPSDKEEEKSTKDVSEKEDKDKNKEKVPRRMLSRDSSQEYTDSTGIDLHEFLVNTLKKNPRDRMMLLKLEQEILDFINDNNNQFKKFPQMTSYHRMLLHRVAAYFGMDHNVDQTGKAVIINKTSNTRIPEQRFSEHIKDEKNTEFQQRFILKRDDASMDRDDNQIRVPLQDGRRSKSIEEREEEYQRVRERIFARETGQNGYLNDIRLSKEAFSSSSHKRRQIFRGNREGLSRTSSSRQSSTDSELKSLEPRPWSSTDSDGSVRSMRPPVTKASSFSGISILTRGDSIGSSKGGSAGRISRPGMALGAPEVCNQVTSSQSVRGLLPCTAQQQQQQQQLPALPPTPQQQPPLNNHMISQADDLSNPFGQMSLSRQGSTEAADPSSALFQPPLISQHAQQTSFIMASTGQPLPTSNYSTSSHAPPTQQVLPPQGYMQPPQQIQVSYYSPGQYPSSSQQYRPLSHPVAYSPQRGQQLPQPSQQPGLQPMMPNQQQAAYQGMIGVQQPQNQGLLSNQRSGMGGQMQGLVVQYTPLPSYQVPVGNDSQNVVQPPFQQPMLVPASQSVQGALPAGGVPVYYSMIPPAQQNGTSPSVGFLQPPGSEQYQMPQSPSPCSPPQMPQQYSGLSWEDAHGHEMAVKPMHRLSTHSDTAAWPERGVSPSGPGVVVMQLNVPNGPQPPQNPPMVQWSHCKYYSMDQRGQKPGDLYSPESSPQASTQMSSSPVTSPTQSPAPSPVTSLSSVCTGLSPLPVLTQFPRPGGPAQGDGRYSLLGQPLQYNLSICPPLLHGQSAYSVHQGQSGLKHGNRSKRQALKSASTDLGTTDVVLGRVLEVTDLPEGITRTEADKLFTQLAMSGAKIQWLKDAQGLPGGGGGDNGGTAENGRHSDLAALYTIVAVFPSPLAAQNASLRLNNSVSRFKLRVAKKNYDLRILERASSQ; this is encoded by the exons AGGCGGACATCCAACCATGGTCATGCCAGGAAAAGAGCCAAG tctaATTCCAAGCTGAAATTGGTGCGCAGCCTTGCAGTGTGTGAGGAATCCTCTGCTCCATTTGTTGACGGGCCACTAGAAACCCAG GATATAATTCAATTGCACATCAGCTGCCCCTCTgacaaggaggaagaaaagtCCACAAAGGATGTCTCTGAAAAGGAAGACAaggacaaaaacaaagaaaaggtcCCCAGGAGGATGCTGTCTAGAG ACTCCAGCCAAGAATATACGGACTCCACTGGAATAGACCTACATGAATTTCTTGTAAATACACTGAAAAAGAACCCAAG GGACAGAATGATGCTGCTAAAATTAGAACAGGAGATTCTGGACTTTATTAATGACAACAA CAACCAGTTCAAGAAGTTCCCTCAGATGACCTCATATCACCGGATGCTATTACACCGGGTAGCTGCCTATTTTGGGATGGACCACAATGTAGATCAAACTGGAAAAGCTGTCATCATCAACAAAACCAGTAACACAAGAAT CCCTGAACAGAGATTCTCAGAACATATAAAGGATGAGAAGAATACAGAATTTCAACAGAGATTCATTCTTAAGAGAGATGATGCCAGTATGGACCGAGATGATAACCAG ATCAGAGTTCCATTGCAGGATGGAAGGAGGAGCAAGTCaatagaagagagagaggaggaatatCAAAGGGTCCGAGAGAGAATATTTGCCCGAGAG ACTGGCCAGAACGGATATCTAAATGACATCAG ACTCTCCAAAGAAGCCTTTTCTTCTAGCTCTCACAAGAGAAGGCAGATTTTTAG GGGGAACCGTGAGGGGCTGAGCCGCACCTCAAGCAGCCGCCAGAGCAGCACAGACAGCGAACTCAAATCCCTGGAGCCACGGCCTTGGAGCAGCACAGACTCCGATGGCTCTGTCCGGAGCATGCGGCCCCCTGTCACCAAAGCCAGCAGCTTCAGTGGAATCTCCATCCTCACCCGGGGTGACAGCATCGGGAGCAGCAAAGGTGGCAGTGCAGGAAGGATCTCCAGGCCAG GTATGGCGCTAGGTGCCCCAGAAGTGTGCAACCAGGTCACCTCATCCCAGTCTGTCCGGGGCCTTCTCCCTTGTACTgcccaacaacagcagcagcagcagcaacttcctGCTCTCCCACCCACGCCTCAACAACAGCCACCCTTGAATAATCACATGATTTCACAG GCAGATGATCTCAGCAACCCCTTTGGACAAATGAGCCTTAGTCGCCAAGGTTCTACTGAAGCAGCTGACCCATCCTCAGCTCTGTTCCAGCCCCCACTTATCTCCCAGCACGCTCAGCAGACTAGCTTCATCATGGCTTCTACAGGGCAGCCCCTCCCTACTTCCAACTATTCCACCTCGAGCCATGCACCACCTACTCAGCAAGTCCTGCCACCACAGGGCTACATGCAGCCCCCTCAACAG ATCCAGGTGTCTTACTATTCCCCTGGACAGTATCCCAGCTCCAGCCAGCAATACCGACCTCTGTCTCACCCGGTGGCCTACAGCCCCCAGCGTGGTCAGCAGCTGCCGCAGCCATCCCAGCAGCCTG GTTTACAGCCCATGATGCCTAACCAGCAGCAAGCGGCTTACCAAGGCATGATTGGGGTCCAGCAGCCACAGAACCAGGGCCTGCTCAGCAACCAGAGGAGCGGCATGGGGGGCCAGATGCAAGGCCTGGTGGTTCAGTACACTCCACTGCCTTCTTACCAA GTCCCAGTGGGTAATGACTCACAAAATGTGGTCCAGCCGCCTTTCCAGCAACCCATGCTGGTCCCTGCAAGCCAATCTGTGCAGGGGGCCCTCCCAGCAGGGGGTGTTCCAGTGTACTACAGCATGATCCCGCCAGCTCAGCAGAACGGTACAAG CCCTTCTGTGGGGTTTCTGCAGCCTCCTGGCTCTGAGCAGTACCAGATGCCTCAGTCTCCCTCTCCCTGCAGTCCACCACAGATGCCACAGCAGTACTCAG GCTTGTCTTGGGAAGATGCACATGGACATGAAATGGCAGTGAAACCTATGCACAGACTCTCAACTCACAGTGACACAGCAGCGTGGCCAGAGCGAG GAGTGTCACCTTCTGGACCGGGTGTGGTGGTCATGCAGCTGAATGTCCCTAATGGACCCCAGCCTCCCCAGAACCCGCCCATGGTCCAGTGGAGTCACTGTAAATATTACAGCATGGACCAGCGGGGTCAGAAGCCTGGAGACCTGTACAGTCCTGAGAGTAGCCCCCAG GCCAGCACACAGATGAGCAGCAGCCCTGTCACATCTCCTACTCAATCTCCAGCACCCTCTCCTGTCACCAGCCTCAGCAGCGTCTGCACAGGGCTCAGTCCCCTTCCTGTCCTCACACAGTTCCCCCGGCCTGGAGGTCCTGCACAGG GTGATGGTCGCTACTCCCTCTTGGGCCAGCCGTTACAGTACAATCTGTCCATCTGCCCTCCCCTGCTCCATGGCCAGTCAGCTTACTCGGTGCACCAG GGACAGAGCGGATTGAAGCATGGAAACCGGAGCAAGAGACAAGCACTCAAATCTGCCTCCACTGACCTGGGGACAACAGACGTTG tTCTGGGACGGGTACTGGAGGTGACAGATCTCCCGGAGGGCATCACCCGTACCGAGGCAGACAAACTCTTCACTCAGCTTGCCATGTCCGGCGCCAAGATCCAGTGGCTCAAGGATgctcaggggctgcctggtgggggtgggggggacaacGGTGGGACTGCTGAGAACGGCCGCCACTCGGACCTCGCTGCCTTGTACACCATCGTGGCTGTGTTCCCCAGCCCCCTGGCTGCTCAGAATGCCTCCCTTCGCCTCAACAACTCCGTGAGTCGCTTCAAACTTCGAGTGGCCAAAAAGAACTATGACCTGAGGATCCTGGAGCGAGCCAGCTCCCAAtaa